One Novosphingobium sp. G106 DNA segment encodes these proteins:
- a CDS encoding TonB-dependent receptor, producing the protein MKNFNMLMAGTALVVVASPAVANAQGTASAAEATQAAEDTAGVSDIVVTANRREESLQSVPIAVTALSGDMLERSSIVSLRDIAQLSPGLQIMPAFVPGNAIFQIRGQVQTDTSPTIDPSVGVYFDDVYIARSAGSLTNFLDIARVEVLKGPQGTLFGKNTTGGAIRIVSNRPTGDFEGYGKVGYQSYDKGTLEGVINIPLAEGVAFRGAAQYVHKTGGAFTNGVNGKPLDTDKTFFGRGSLLLNPTDRFEVLVQGDYTHVNAGGFGNYLKDFILGNSASTALNNAARIGQPGNIAAGTAALLAEAAAIRANPRTLYADVRAVTATSIIYTPGVAGAPPTLTYVGGEINPYNRYKAYGGAINASYDLGFGTLRSITSLRRVRYDSTYNTDGVGINFINKSRGRVHSNQFSQEVILNGQAIDDRLNWTIGGIYFDEKTTQRDFSSSLIYLQAPAGVAGATTVADSHNESYGFFAQGTFKLTDAFSVTGGVRRSHDNRGFVANAVTNRLNGTEVCSYTAANGLATLPIFTAPCTLSQKTSFNQWSYTASANYQFGQSQLIYIRTGRGYRSGGFNARVGGPDELGAFKPEVVTDYEIGLKADWLDRRLRTNIAVFTSKSSDTQQTLNGQRTPPLTGTFTKTSNIGVRKVHGFEFEMTAVPSDFLSFDSSVAYTEGSLANPSVPDVKYLNDTPKWTVGVGATLKAPIGETLEANLRLDASYRDKMYSANVLRGPAPAGSPAGTLGPILYIPSYRDRTLLNARLTLTHSPTGIELSVFGTNLSNQFYEARSLGIGGLGNAVSTYGEPRVFGAELKVPFGPSVGR; encoded by the coding sequence ATGAAGAATTTTAACATGTTGATGGCGGGAACCGCGCTCGTTGTGGTAGCGTCGCCGGCCGTGGCCAATGCCCAGGGCACAGCGTCGGCCGCTGAAGCGACGCAGGCTGCTGAGGACACCGCAGGCGTTTCCGATATTGTCGTCACTGCGAACCGCCGTGAAGAATCTCTCCAAAGCGTGCCGATCGCGGTGACAGCACTCAGCGGCGATATGTTGGAACGATCGAGCATCGTGTCGCTGAGGGACATTGCTCAGCTTTCGCCAGGCTTGCAGATCATGCCGGCTTTCGTGCCCGGTAATGCGATCTTCCAGATCCGCGGCCAAGTTCAGACCGATACGTCGCCGACTATCGATCCATCGGTCGGCGTCTATTTCGACGACGTCTATATTGCCCGTTCGGCCGGATCGCTGACGAACTTCCTCGACATCGCGCGGGTCGAAGTACTTAAGGGTCCTCAGGGAACGCTGTTCGGAAAGAACACTACCGGAGGTGCTATCCGGATCGTTTCCAATCGGCCGACCGGCGATTTCGAAGGGTACGGCAAGGTTGGCTATCAGAGCTACGATAAGGGGACGCTGGAGGGGGTTATCAATATTCCGCTCGCCGAGGGCGTGGCGTTCCGCGGTGCGGCCCAGTATGTTCACAAGACCGGCGGCGCGTTCACCAACGGCGTCAATGGCAAGCCGCTCGATACGGACAAGACCTTCTTTGGTCGCGGCTCGCTGCTTCTGAACCCGACCGATCGATTCGAAGTGCTTGTTCAAGGCGATTATACCCATGTCAACGCTGGCGGGTTTGGGAACTATCTGAAGGACTTCATCCTCGGAAACTCGGCTTCGACGGCGCTCAACAACGCCGCTCGAATTGGCCAGCCCGGCAACATCGCTGCTGGCACAGCAGCACTGCTTGCGGAAGCCGCGGCAATACGAGCTAATCCCCGCACCCTCTACGCGGACGTTCGCGCGGTCACCGCGACTTCTATAATTTACACGCCGGGCGTTGCCGGTGCACCTCCGACACTCACCTACGTCGGGGGCGAGATTAATCCCTACAACCGCTACAAGGCCTATGGCGGCGCAATCAACGCGAGTTATGATCTGGGTTTCGGAACGCTCCGGTCAATCACTTCGCTTCGCCGCGTTCGATATGATAGTACCTACAATACTGATGGCGTCGGGATCAATTTCATTAACAAGTCACGGGGCCGAGTTCATAGTAATCAGTTTAGTCAGGAAGTTATCCTAAACGGACAGGCGATCGATGACCGGCTGAATTGGACCATCGGAGGTATCTATTTTGACGAAAAAACTACGCAGAGGGACTTCTCTTCGTCGCTGATTTACCTTCAGGCGCCGGCCGGGGTCGCTGGCGCCACCACTGTTGCCGACAGCCACAATGAATCTTATGGATTTTTCGCCCAAGGTACGTTCAAGCTGACGGATGCATTTTCAGTGACGGGCGGCGTTCGACGCAGTCACGACAATCGTGGGTTCGTGGCGAACGCCGTCACCAACCGTTTGAATGGGACAGAAGTGTGTAGCTACACGGCAGCAAATGGCCTCGCTACGCTTCCTATCTTCACGGCTCCCTGCACCCTTAGCCAGAAGACATCGTTCAATCAATGGAGCTATACCGCTTCTGCGAACTATCAGTTTGGTCAGTCGCAGCTCATCTACATCCGCACCGGTCGTGGTTACCGGTCGGGCGGCTTCAATGCGCGCGTCGGCGGTCCCGACGAGCTGGGCGCGTTCAAACCGGAAGTTGTCACGGACTATGAAATCGGTCTCAAAGCCGATTGGCTCGATCGCCGCTTGCGCACCAATATTGCCGTCTTCACGTCAAAGTCGAGTGACACCCAACAGACATTGAATGGCCAGAGGACTCCGCCCCTCACCGGTACATTCACCAAAACGAGCAATATTGGTGTTCGCAAGGTCCACGGCTTCGAATTTGAAATGACGGCAGTTCCTTCCGACTTCCTGTCATTCGACTCAAGTGTCGCCTACACGGAGGGAAGCCTCGCCAATCCTTCGGTGCCTGACGTCAAGTATTTGAACGATACTCCTAAATGGACTGTCGGTGTCGGAGCGACATTGAAAGCACCAATTGGCGAGACGCTTGAAGCAAACTTGCGGCTGGACGCATCCTATCGCGACAAGATGTACTCGGCGAACGTCTTGCGCGGCCCGGCTCCGGCCGGATCGCCTGCAGGTACATTGGGACCGATCCTCTACATCCCGTCCTATCGCGATCGGACTCTGCTTAATGCGCGCCTGACCCTGACGCATTCGCCAACCGGCATCGAGTTGTCGGTGTTTGGCACCAATCTGTCTAACCAGTTTTATGAAGCCCGATCGCTCGGAATTGGCGGTTTGGGTAACGCGGTCTCCACTTATGGCGAACCGCGCGTGTTCGGCGCCGAGCTAAAGGTTCCCTTTGGCCCATCGGTAGGGCGCTGA
- a CDS encoding VOC family protein — protein MNRILATVPHYLSKSEPYQLGVVVRDLAQSMAAYGEIFGISQWRETAINYRARFRDEIGQVVKRNAFARLGDLSLEMVEPKVG, from the coding sequence ATGAACCGGATCCTTGCGACCGTTCCCCACTATCTAAGCAAATCCGAGCCTTACCAGCTCGGCGTCGTGGTGCGGGATCTTGCGCAGAGCATGGCGGCGTACGGAGAGATTTTCGGTATTTCCCAGTGGCGAGAAACGGCCATTAATTATCGTGCAAGGTTCCGCGACGAGATTGGGCAAGTTGTTAAACGCAACGCGTTCGCCCGCCTTGGCGATCTGTCACTCGAGATGGTCGAACCCAAGGTTGGCTGA
- a CDS encoding xanthine dehydrogenase family protein molybdopterin-binding subunit produces the protein MNASPTGVQAARFTGQRIARKEDRRLLTGRGTYVADITLAGMLDVAFVRSEVAKARIRGIDLSAARTIPGVHSIFTIDDLEKVPCRVHSLFATPETVMPDTPLLAKGRVAFVGDPIVMIIAENRYIAEDAASLVMIDYEIEDPVITIADAASGPLVHPELGSNVGEHFALPRDPEIEAVFAAAAHVVVGTVRHQRQAISPMETRGVVASRQGVADMIIHLSCQSPQMAARYFTMAFNLPETQFRVISKDVGGAFGLKVQPGREECAVVAASYILSRPVRWIEDRLENLTSACQAREQEMTVKLAFDKDARLLAADVSFDGNAGAWPTMIDAGVAAGMYFSGPYRLPKYAFEGRGWYSNTPGLGAYRGPWLMETIGRETVMDKAARQIGIAPEELRRRNVIHRHELPLILPTGISLRDVTPAETLEQALEATGLAAFRTEQAAARAEGRYLGLGMAVYIEPTTMPLGVMTSDTAQIRIEPTGKVTAVISTHSQGHGTETTMAQLIADTLGVPMNDVTIHEDDSSQGGFGVGAGGSRQAVAGGGASLRAADILKTKVKRIAAHMLNANPDDIYLEQGMARVHGVPETEMSLVRIANVAYFDPDRLPADMDVGLEVQYRYRPPGPAIFSNASHVCICEVDIETGQVSVLRWITSEDCGNIINPAIVEGQIAGGIAQGIGGVLLEEICFDSAGNPTTVTFKDYLLPTLYDVPEIEFHHIVTPSASEGGFKGVGEGGAIIAPAAVINAVADALSPFGIECLELPLSPPRLVRLIDEALRRPAA, from the coding sequence ATGAATGCGTCCCCGACCGGCGTCCAGGCTGCGCGTTTCACGGGTCAACGTATCGCTCGAAAGGAAGATCGGCGCCTACTGACCGGACGGGGTACTTACGTTGCGGACATCACCTTGGCTGGCATGCTAGATGTCGCCTTCGTTCGCAGCGAGGTTGCCAAAGCGCGGATTCGCGGCATTGATCTCTCAGCCGCCCGGACCATCCCCGGTGTGCACTCGATCTTCACCATAGACGATCTCGAAAAAGTGCCATGTCGCGTCCACAGCCTGTTCGCGACCCCCGAAACGGTTATGCCAGACACTCCGTTGCTCGCAAAAGGCCGCGTCGCCTTTGTCGGCGATCCCATAGTCATGATCATCGCCGAAAATCGCTACATCGCTGAAGATGCGGCATCACTCGTAATGATCGATTACGAGATCGAGGATCCCGTGATCACTATCGCGGATGCCGCCTCCGGGCCGTTGGTCCATCCCGAACTGGGCTCGAATGTCGGCGAGCATTTTGCTCTGCCTCGCGATCCCGAGATCGAGGCGGTATTCGCCGCTGCGGCCCATGTCGTCGTGGGTACGGTGCGCCACCAGCGCCAGGCGATATCCCCAATGGAAACACGAGGAGTGGTTGCGTCCCGCCAAGGGGTGGCGGACATGATCATCCACCTGTCCTGCCAGAGCCCGCAGATGGCGGCACGCTACTTCACCATGGCTTTCAATCTGCCCGAGACGCAGTTCCGAGTAATCTCGAAAGATGTTGGCGGCGCCTTCGGCCTCAAGGTCCAGCCGGGGCGAGAGGAATGCGCTGTCGTCGCGGCAAGCTATATCCTGTCCCGCCCGGTCCGCTGGATTGAGGACCGCCTAGAGAACCTTACCTCGGCGTGCCAAGCGCGTGAGCAGGAAATGACGGTGAAGCTGGCATTCGACAAGGACGCGAGGCTGCTGGCGGCCGATGTTTCCTTCGACGGAAATGCCGGAGCGTGGCCCACCATGATCGACGCCGGCGTGGCGGCGGGGATGTATTTTTCGGGCCCTTACCGACTCCCCAAATATGCCTTCGAAGGGCGCGGTTGGTATTCGAACACGCCTGGCCTGGGCGCTTATCGCGGGCCGTGGTTAATGGAGACGATTGGCCGCGAGACGGTGATGGACAAGGCCGCGCGGCAGATCGGTATCGCCCCTGAAGAATTGCGTCGTCGCAACGTCATCCATCGCCACGAACTTCCGCTGATACTTCCGACCGGGATTTCGCTGCGAGACGTTACGCCGGCAGAGACGCTGGAGCAGGCGCTGGAAGCGACCGGGCTTGCCGCATTCCGCACGGAACAAGCCGCCGCGCGAGCCGAGGGGCGCTATCTTGGCCTTGGCATGGCGGTCTACATCGAGCCGACGACAATGCCGCTCGGCGTCATGACATCTGACACCGCGCAAATCCGAATCGAACCGACCGGCAAGGTCACTGCGGTGATCAGCACCCACAGTCAGGGTCACGGAACCGAGACGACGATGGCTCAGCTCATCGCCGATACGCTAGGCGTGCCGATGAATGACGTGACGATTCACGAAGACGATTCGAGCCAGGGTGGGTTCGGCGTCGGCGCAGGCGGCAGCCGTCAGGCTGTGGCCGGCGGGGGTGCGTCACTGCGCGCCGCGGATATTCTGAAGACCAAGGTCAAGCGGATAGCGGCTCACATGTTGAACGCCAACCCCGATGACATCTACCTCGAGCAGGGAATGGCTCGGGTGCACGGCGTGCCCGAGACCGAGATGTCGCTCGTCCGAATCGCCAACGTTGCTTATTTCGACCCGGACCGTCTGCCCGCCGACATGGATGTTGGCCTGGAAGTACAATATCGCTACCGCCCGCCTGGCCCGGCCATCTTCTCTAACGCGTCTCATGTCTGCATCTGCGAGGTGGATATCGAGACGGGGCAGGTCTCGGTGCTGCGCTGGATCACCAGCGAGGATTGTGGGAACATCATCAACCCGGCAATCGTCGAGGGACAGATCGCAGGGGGCATCGCTCAGGGTATCGGCGGTGTGCTGCTGGAGGAAATCTGCTTCGACAGCGCCGGTAACCCGACCACTGTCACCTTCAAGGACTACTTGCTCCCCACACTGTACGACGTGCCGGAAATCGAATTCCACCATATCGTAACCCCTTCCGCAAGCGAAGGCGGTTTTAAGGGTGTCGGCGAAGGTGGTGCGATCATCGCGCCGGCTGCCGTGATCAATGCGGTCGCCGACGCGTTGTCGCCGTTCGGCATCGAATGCCTCGAATTGCCGCTGTCGCCGCCCCGGCTGGTCAGGCTGATCGACGAAGCCCTCAGAAGACCGGCCGCATAG
- a CDS encoding GMC family oxidoreductase translates to MEIPYDYIVVGAGSSGSVLAERLSSDGLSRVLLVEEGGPANWLSRMPKGYGKLLSDPLFAHFYPTSRPLEARGPSETWVRGRMAGGSSAINGMVWIRGAQEDYDSLAAAGNAGWDWNVMRRCLKALENHHLGASEDRGADGPLPIHTNPDRTRLADAFIAAGSEAGLAIKDDQNGPVQEGIGYAQWNIDLHGRRVSAARAFLEPARGRANLSLRHGIQVRRVLFEERRAVGIAATQNGQPVEFRANRAVILCTGAIITPKLLQLSGIGDSALLARHGLQVVQHSPLVGKRMHEHLGLPLSFRLRHWQDSDNRQYSRTRLLRNVLHYALRGRGPMARGAAEAIAFVRALPGSNRPDTQLMFNPFSLGEAKDGISFEDEPGMQCYSYILRPESQGYVEIVSADPSAKPRVDPNYLATERDRTTSVAATRFIRRILEQPQLAGLVVGETARTAWAQSDDEILQLYDRYGHSGYHAVGTAAMGPSEQDVVDDRLRVRGIEGLRIADCSVFPQIPSGNTNAPAMALGWRAAEILREDAVV, encoded by the coding sequence GTGGAAATACCATACGATTATATTGTCGTCGGGGCGGGTTCATCAGGTTCGGTTCTTGCGGAGCGGCTTTCATCCGACGGGCTCTCCCGCGTGCTTCTCGTCGAAGAGGGAGGCCCAGCAAACTGGCTGAGCCGCATGCCGAAGGGCTACGGCAAGCTGCTGAGCGACCCGCTCTTCGCACACTTCTACCCCACGAGCCGACCCCTTGAGGCGCGTGGCCCTAGCGAGACCTGGGTTCGGGGCCGGATGGCTGGCGGATCCAGCGCAATTAACGGCATGGTCTGGATACGCGGTGCCCAGGAGGACTATGATAGTCTTGCGGCCGCCGGCAACGCGGGGTGGGACTGGAATGTGATGCGGCGCTGCCTCAAGGCTCTGGAAAACCATCACCTCGGGGCGAGCGAGGACCGGGGCGCTGATGGGCCCCTCCCAATCCATACAAATCCCGACCGAACGCGCTTGGCCGATGCTTTCATCGCGGCCGGTTCCGAAGCAGGGCTCGCGATCAAGGACGACCAGAACGGACCGGTGCAGGAGGGCATCGGCTATGCGCAGTGGAATATCGATCTGCATGGCCGCCGGGTCAGTGCCGCGCGTGCGTTTCTCGAGCCGGCCCGGGGACGGGCCAATCTGTCGTTGCGACATGGGATCCAAGTCAGGCGGGTGCTGTTCGAAGAACGCCGCGCGGTCGGGATCGCGGCGACACAAAACGGCCAGCCAGTCGAGTTCCGGGCAAACAGGGCGGTGATACTGTGTACCGGCGCGATCATTACGCCCAAATTGCTGCAGTTGTCCGGCATCGGCGATTCCGCATTGCTGGCAAGGCACGGGCTGCAGGTGGTCCAGCACAGCCCGCTGGTCGGCAAGCGTATGCACGAACATCTCGGCTTGCCATTGAGCTTCCGGCTGCGCCACTGGCAAGACAGCGATAACCGGCAGTATTCCCGGACGCGGCTGCTGCGAAATGTTCTGCATTACGCACTTCGTGGCAGGGGCCCGATGGCCCGCGGGGCGGCCGAAGCGATTGCCTTTGTCCGTGCCTTGCCGGGTTCGAACCGGCCCGACACGCAATTGATGTTCAATCCCTTTTCGCTGGGCGAAGCGAAAGACGGAATCTCATTCGAGGACGAGCCGGGGATGCAGTGCTACTCGTACATCCTGCGCCCCGAAAGCCAGGGCTACGTGGAGATCGTGTCGGCCGATCCTTCGGCCAAGCCGCGGGTTGATCCGAATTACCTGGCGACCGAGCGCGACCGGACAACCTCGGTCGCGGCGACACGCTTCATCCGTCGAATCCTCGAGCAGCCCCAACTAGCTGGCCTGGTGGTTGGCGAGACAGCCAGGACAGCTTGGGCGCAAAGCGACGATGAGATTCTTCAGCTTTACGATCGGTACGGTCACTCGGGCTATCACGCCGTTGGTACTGCGGCGATGGGACCGAGTGAGCAGGACGTAGTCGATGACCGCTTGCGGGTACGTGGGATTGAGGGTTTGAGAATCGCCGATTGCTCGGTCTTCCCGCAAATTCCTTCGGGAAATACCAACGCACCGGCCATGGCCCTGGGCTGGCGTGCCGCTGAAATCCTTCGGGAGGATGCGGTTGTCTGA
- a CDS encoding alpha/beta hydrolase — protein sequence MKRFEIRVDVSSVLPFPAPMELAATIVVPDTIDESGRPIVIFGVPGGGYGRRYFDLDLAGHEGYSEAAYHAERGMIFIALDHLGVGESSQPDPTKIDYETLATSYAYAVNSLSAGLRDGSLVDGLPALSDLFAVGIGQSMGGAVTILTQGRLAPFDAIGVFGYSAFHTVIPQPTTGATEAGIRRFDDLAPGKYSDPFAPGRLNIDYIWPFHWEDVPAEIVAMDTEGGYPQRRTSPSFGSLSMPHCAVQMMLPGAVEAEAAAITVPVFVGVGARDTSPDPHREPAAYPNSPDISLMVVPTMAHMHNFASTREVLWQRTSAWACMVAGAARLIVPTMRGARPDNPASVHEKLEEQPVCLPAGSTRLPPN from the coding sequence ATGAAACGGTTCGAAATCCGTGTCGACGTCTCCTCGGTGTTGCCGTTTCCAGCGCCAATGGAACTGGCCGCCACGATCGTGGTGCCTGACACTATCGATGAGAGCGGCCGCCCAATCGTCATTTTCGGAGTGCCGGGAGGCGGGTATGGGCGGAGGTATTTCGATCTCGATCTCGCGGGGCACGAAGGATATTCGGAAGCTGCTTATCACGCCGAACGCGGCATGATCTTCATAGCCCTCGATCATCTCGGCGTGGGCGAAAGCAGTCAGCCCGACCCCACGAAGATCGACTACGAGACCCTCGCGACAAGTTACGCGTACGCCGTGAATTCACTTAGCGCCGGACTGCGCGACGGGTCGCTCGTTGACGGGCTACCCGCACTATCCGATCTGTTTGCGGTTGGTATCGGGCAATCGATGGGCGGCGCCGTTACCATTTTGACGCAGGGGCGCCTGGCTCCGTTCGACGCGATCGGCGTTTTCGGCTACAGTGCTTTCCACACGGTCATACCTCAGCCGACGACCGGGGCCACCGAAGCCGGAATCCGACGGTTCGATGACTTGGCGCCGGGCAAATATAGCGACCCCTTTGCTCCGGGTCGCCTCAACATTGATTATATCTGGCCCTTTCACTGGGAAGACGTTCCTGCAGAGATCGTCGCGATGGATACCGAAGGCGGTTACCCTCAGCGCCGGACCAGCCCGTCTTTCGGCAGCCTCTCCATGCCCCATTGCGCAGTGCAGATGATGCTTCCCGGCGCGGTGGAGGCAGAAGCCGCTGCGATCACGGTCCCGGTATTCGTCGGCGTCGGTGCCCGCGATACTAGCCCGGATCCTCACAGAGAGCCGGCCGCATATCCCAATAGCCCCGACATCAGCTTGATGGTCGTACCGACAATGGCGCACATGCACAATTTCGCATCCACCCGAGAAGTTCTTTGGCAGCGGACATCTGCCTGGGCGTGTATGGTGGCGGGGGCTGCGAGATTAATCGTACCGACCATGCGCGGTGCACGTCCCGATAATCCAGCATCCGTCCACGAGAAATTGGAAGAGCAGCCGGTTTGCCTTCCTGCCGGTTCCACTCGATTGCCCCCAAATTGA
- a CDS encoding phytanoyl-CoA dioxygenase family protein, giving the protein MAARALNLPDAEDLNVLDVHPLREMEPSNHLLEDHAALMRSYEENGYLLLRQILNPESVAEARDAMLAVAAQVGLTEPGDSTGVWTGKPFLPGMEESPEFSGISHRLIEHPENRAVLEKILGERLSVVPIVQYRIYPHGPGTAVHQDGFQSPGIKDYKPVWIALAPCDRTMGGLMVAVGQNKRGFFNNIAKPAPYPVPEGVIPADSWATTDYQPGDVLIVHPYTPHGARPNVSNRLRVSFDTRVQSARNPSAMAVTVKSVTPDSITVDADELGERTFKVDEDTFVRVVHPGVREPFNKFSEVTKPGMRLVLVREGDRVAMLRKASEG; this is encoded by the coding sequence ATGGCGGCGCGAGCACTTAATCTACCGGATGCCGAGGATTTGAACGTCCTTGATGTCCACCCTCTGCGCGAGATGGAACCTTCAAACCACTTGCTCGAGGATCATGCCGCCCTGATGCGATCCTACGAAGAGAATGGCTACCTCTTGTTGCGACAGATTCTCAACCCTGAGTCTGTCGCGGAGGCCCGCGACGCCATGTTGGCAGTGGCGGCGCAGGTTGGCCTTACCGAACCAGGCGACAGCACCGGCGTGTGGACGGGCAAGCCCTTCCTGCCGGGCATGGAAGAAAGCCCGGAGTTCAGCGGGATATCACACCGGCTGATCGAGCACCCTGAGAATCGCGCGGTTCTGGAAAAAATCCTGGGCGAGCGCCTCTCCGTCGTTCCGATCGTTCAGTACCGGATCTACCCGCACGGACCTGGGACCGCAGTGCATCAGGACGGATTCCAGAGTCCGGGCATCAAGGACTACAAGCCTGTCTGGATCGCCCTAGCCCCCTGCGATCGTACTATGGGCGGCCTGATGGTCGCAGTTGGCCAGAATAAACGTGGGTTTTTCAACAATATTGCCAAGCCGGCGCCTTACCCGGTACCGGAGGGTGTTATTCCCGCTGATAGCTGGGCAACGACCGACTACCAGCCTGGTGACGTGTTGATCGTGCATCCCTATACGCCGCACGGAGCAAGGCCCAACGTATCGAACCGGTTGCGTGTGAGTTTCGACACCCGCGTGCAGTCGGCGAGAAACCCCAGCGCGATGGCAGTGACCGTCAAATCGGTGACGCCTGATTCGATTACGGTTGATGCCGACGAATTGGGCGAACGGACCTTTAAGGTCGATGAGGACACTTTCGTCCGTGTCGTTCATCCAGGTGTGCGTGAGCCGTTCAACAAATTTTCGGAAGTGACCAAGCCGGGAATGCGCCTTGTCCTGGTGCGAGAAGGTGATCGCGTGGCGATGCTTCGCAAGGCCTCCGAAGGCTGA
- a CDS encoding SDR family NAD(P)-dependent oxidoreductase, which yields MPRPQKHWDRLTGKVAIVTGAGARGGIGNGKAMALLFAAEGARVCAVDRDAELAQETVDEIVAAGGEAFPVIADVVVESECKRIVDETAARYDGIDILVNNVGISSGGGPISGLDMAVWSNVIDVNLKSAVMLCRDVLPHMIARGGGAIVNIGSVAGIRAHGGSLAYGPSKAALVQLAREIAVMHGRDGIRVNTVAPGHIFTPHAMNVLGEEARAARRAAAPLGIEGDAWDVAHAALFLVSDEARFLTGLLLPVDGGVTEIGPLSSHALIERELAAISAQ from the coding sequence ATGCCGCGTCCACAAAAGCATTGGGATCGTCTGACGGGAAAGGTGGCGATCGTCACGGGAGCAGGCGCTCGTGGCGGGATCGGCAATGGCAAGGCGATGGCACTTCTGTTTGCGGCCGAGGGCGCGCGGGTTTGCGCAGTCGACCGAGACGCCGAACTGGCCCAGGAAACGGTAGATGAAATCGTGGCCGCTGGTGGCGAAGCGTTCCCGGTCATCGCCGATGTTGTGGTCGAATCCGAGTGCAAGCGGATCGTCGATGAGACCGCCGCGCGCTATGACGGGATCGATATCCTGGTGAACAATGTCGGGATCAGCAGCGGCGGGGGACCAATTTCAGGCCTCGACATGGCTGTGTGGTCCAATGTGATCGACGTGAATCTTAAAAGCGCGGTGATGTTGTGCCGCGACGTGCTGCCGCACATGATCGCCCGTGGTGGGGGAGCGATCGTCAACATCGGTTCCGTTGCAGGCATACGCGCCCACGGCGGGAGCCTGGCTTATGGCCCATCCAAGGCAGCTCTAGTCCAGCTTGCCCGCGAAATCGCCGTTATGCATGGGCGCGACGGCATACGCGTCAATACTGTTGCTCCGGGTCACATCTTCACGCCACATGCAATGAACGTGCTTGGCGAGGAGGCACGCGCTGCACGCCGTGCGGCAGCCCCGCTGGGGATCGAAGGCGATGCCTGGGACGTCGCCCATGCAGCGCTATTTCTTGTCAGTGACGAGGCACGATTCCTTACCGGGCTGCTTCTGCCCGTAGATGGCGGCGTCACAGAGATCGGGCCGCTTTCCTCCCACGCGCTGATCGAGCGCGAGCTGGCAGCCATTTCCGCGCAGTAG